One genomic segment of Amycolatopsis sp. WQ 127309 includes these proteins:
- a CDS encoding LLM class F420-dependent oxidoreductase has translation MKLGFHVGYWGSGPTPGALEAVLKAEELGFDSVWTAEAYGSDAFTPLAWWGSSTSRIRLGTNIVQMAARTPTATAMSALTLDHLSGGRFVLGLGASGPQVVEGWYGQPYPKPLARTREYIDIVRQVLAREAPVTLDGQHFQLPLKGGAGLGKALKPTVHPLRADVPIHLAAEGPKNVALSAEICDGWLPLFFSPKSNDFYKAALEEGFARPGARHTLETFEVPASVPVIVHDDVEEAASWIKPSLALYIGGMGAKSVNFHHDVFARLGYEDVADKVQELYLAGRKEEAVAAIPTSLVEDTSLIGPAAKIREELKAWEDTVVTQLLLRGDAATLEKIADALG, from the coding sequence GTGAAGCTGGGATTCCACGTCGGGTACTGGGGCAGCGGGCCGACCCCGGGTGCGCTGGAGGCGGTCCTCAAAGCCGAGGAGCTCGGCTTCGACTCGGTGTGGACGGCGGAGGCCTACGGCTCGGACGCGTTCACGCCGCTGGCCTGGTGGGGCTCCTCGACCAGCCGGATCCGGCTCGGCACCAACATCGTCCAGATGGCCGCGCGCACCCCGACGGCGACGGCGATGAGCGCGCTGACCCTGGACCACCTGTCGGGCGGCCGGTTCGTGCTCGGGCTCGGCGCGTCCGGCCCGCAGGTCGTCGAGGGCTGGTACGGCCAGCCGTACCCGAAACCCCTGGCGCGCACGCGCGAGTACATCGACATCGTGCGGCAGGTGCTGGCCCGCGAGGCGCCGGTGACCCTGGACGGGCAGCACTTCCAGCTCCCGCTGAAGGGCGGCGCCGGGCTCGGCAAGGCGCTCAAGCCGACCGTGCACCCGCTGCGTGCCGACGTCCCGATCCACCTGGCCGCGGAGGGCCCGAAGAACGTCGCGCTCTCCGCCGAGATCTGCGACGGCTGGCTCCCGCTGTTCTTTTCGCCCAAGAGCAACGACTTCTACAAGGCCGCGCTCGAAGAGGGCTTCGCGCGCCCGGGCGCCCGGCACACGCTGGAGACGTTCGAGGTGCCCGCGTCGGTCCCGGTGATCGTGCACGACGACGTCGAGGAAGCGGCGAGCTGGATCAAGCCGTCGCTGGCGCTCTACATCGGCGGCATGGGCGCGAAGAGCGTGAACTTCCACCACGACGTCTTCGCGCGGCTGGGCTACGAGGACGTCGCGGACAAGGTCCAGGAGCTGTACCTCGCCGGGCGCAAGGAGGAGGCCGTCGCGGCGATCCCGACGTCGCTCGTCGAGGACACGTCGCTCATCGGGCCGGCGGCGAAGATCCGCGAAGAGCTGAAGGCGTGGGAAGACACCGTCGTCACGCAGCTGCTGCTGCGCGGCGACGCGGCGACCCTGGAGAAGATCGCCGACGCCCTGGGCTGA
- a CDS encoding dienelactone hydrolase family protein has product MTDELIAGTVTITGNGGDEIEAYAARPTDAATRGGVVVIHHMPGYDASTKEMVRRFAAEGYNAICPNLYTREAPGADPDDAAATVRAAGGVPDDRLVGDVSGAADYLKALENANGRVGVIGHCSGGRQAFLVGCSIDVDAAVDCYGAFVVNDPPEAMKFMKPLLGKASELSCPLLGIFGADDKFPSPDEVAVLAAELEKLGKEHEFHTYADAGHAFFAVDRPSYRPEAAKDGWERILDFYARTLSA; this is encoded by the coding sequence ATGACCGACGAACTCATCGCCGGAACCGTCACCATCACCGGGAACGGCGGCGACGAGATCGAGGCCTACGCGGCCAGGCCCACCGACGCCGCGACGCGCGGCGGGGTCGTGGTGATCCACCACATGCCCGGCTACGACGCGTCGACGAAGGAGATGGTGCGCCGCTTCGCCGCCGAGGGCTACAACGCGATCTGCCCCAACCTCTACACCCGCGAGGCCCCGGGCGCGGACCCCGACGACGCGGCCGCCACCGTCCGCGCGGCCGGCGGCGTCCCGGACGACCGCCTGGTCGGCGACGTCTCCGGCGCGGCCGACTACCTGAAGGCCCTGGAGAACGCGAACGGCCGGGTCGGAGTCATCGGGCACTGCTCGGGCGGCCGTCAGGCGTTCCTCGTCGGCTGCTCGATCGACGTCGACGCGGCGGTGGACTGCTACGGCGCGTTCGTCGTCAACGATCCGCCGGAGGCCATGAAGTTCATGAAGCCGTTGCTGGGCAAGGCATCGGAGCTGTCCTGCCCGCTGCTGGGCATCTTCGGCGCCGACGACAAGTTCCCGAGCCCGGACGAGGTCGCCGTGCTGGCGGCGGAGCTGGAGAAGCTCGGCAAAGAGCACGAGTTCCACACGTACGCCGACGCCGGCCACGCGTTCTTCGCCGTCGACCGGCCGAGCTACCGGCCGGAAGCCGCGAAGGACGGCTGGGAACGCATCCTCGACTTCTACGCCCGCACGCTCAGCGCCTGA
- a CDS encoding DUF6295 family protein, with amino-acid sequence MCTYLTEKFALEGSGKGARGWFRLNEGTVYVDHPVHAPYAHTVNIDFRNPDLGASARVALELTEEDALALADAIIAAVKSAPAGLASRNQ; translated from the coding sequence ATGTGCACCTACCTCACCGAGAAGTTCGCCCTCGAAGGCAGCGGCAAGGGCGCCCGCGGCTGGTTCCGCCTGAACGAGGGCACGGTCTACGTCGACCACCCGGTCCACGCGCCGTACGCGCACACGGTCAACATCGACTTCCGCAACCCGGACCTGGGCGCCTCGGCCCGCGTCGCCCTGGAGCTGACGGAAGAAGACGCCCTGGCCCTGGCCGACGCGATCATCGCCGCGGTCAAATCCGCCCCCGCAGGCCTGGCCTCCCGCAACCAGTAG
- a CDS encoding sphingomyelin phosphodiesterase has product MRRTAILAAVVCTALALLTAPAQAAPASVSVLSFNLWQLPWIANPNTSDKEARAQAAERVIRAKAADVVVLEEAFSSQAEALRDRLVDAYPFQTPLVGQSCSTSPGWTSVSGNCSNSPIVVNGGVTVLSRYPITEKHQLVYRNSYSGTADYLSNKGAALVRIFAHGKALWVAGTHLQADEAPDTLPKAHQIRLAQLGELRDLAAAHVPAADPVAIAGDLNIEYWAGQGRRDTLGRSQSEQGEAVLGGTLRTAGAGEYSFDAVTNPDAAKSVPATYRDSLDYVGSLRRAEVGPVQLVHYDGGTIPSDHYPVLAEIHY; this is encoded by the coding sequence GTGCGGAGAACCGCCATTCTCGCCGCCGTCGTCTGCACTGCTCTCGCTCTGCTGACCGCGCCCGCTCAGGCCGCGCCCGCGAGCGTGTCCGTCCTGAGCTTCAACCTGTGGCAGCTGCCGTGGATCGCCAACCCGAACACGTCGGACAAAGAAGCCAGGGCCCAGGCCGCCGAACGCGTCATCCGGGCCAAGGCCGCCGACGTCGTCGTGCTCGAAGAAGCCTTCAGCTCCCAGGCCGAGGCGCTGCGCGACCGGCTCGTCGACGCCTACCCGTTCCAGACGCCGCTGGTCGGGCAGTCCTGCTCGACGTCGCCGGGCTGGACGTCCGTGAGCGGCAACTGCTCGAACTCGCCGATCGTCGTCAACGGCGGCGTCACGGTGCTGAGCAGGTACCCGATCACCGAGAAGCACCAGCTCGTCTACCGCAACTCCTACTCCGGCACCGCCGACTACCTGTCCAACAAGGGCGCGGCGCTGGTCCGGATCTTCGCCCACGGCAAGGCGCTCTGGGTGGCCGGCACGCACCTGCAGGCCGACGAAGCCCCCGACACCCTGCCGAAGGCGCACCAGATCCGGCTGGCGCAGCTCGGCGAGCTGCGCGACCTCGCCGCCGCGCACGTCCCGGCGGCCGACCCGGTCGCGATCGCCGGTGACCTCAACATCGAGTACTGGGCCGGGCAGGGCCGCCGTGACACCCTGGGCCGCTCCCAGTCCGAGCAGGGCGAGGCGGTGCTCGGCGGGACACTGCGCACCGCGGGAGCGGGGGAGTACAGCTTCGACGCCGTCACCAACCCGGACGCGGCGAAGTCCGTCCCGGCCACCTACCGCGATTCGCTGGACTACGTCGGCTCGCTGCGACGCGCCGAGGTCGGGCCGGTACAGCTGGTGCATTACGACGGTGGCACGATTCCCTCCGACCACTACCCGGTGCTGGCCGAGATCCACTACTGA
- a CDS encoding MFS transporter has product MTGTGTQADRYKWVALSNTTLGVLMSALDGSIVIISLPAIFRGIGLDPLAPGNIGYLLWMILGYLLVQAVLVVTLGRLGDMFGRVKMYNLGFVVFSVASVALSFDPFHAGGGALWLIGWRVVQAVGGSMLTANSAAILTDAFPAEQRGMALGVNQITALAGQFLGLVVGGLLAEIDWRAVFWVSVPFGLLGTIWSIRSLREVGTPKRAKVDWGGNITFAAGTAILLAAITYGIQPYGGAATGWGNPLVLGGIGAGVLLLVAFGLIETRVAAPMFHLGLFRIRAFAAGNIAALLTSVARGGMQFMLIIWLQGIWLPLHGYDYERTPLWAGIYMLPLTVGFLLAGPVSGYLSDRFGARLFSTGGLLLVAAAFLGLLALPVNFPYPAFAALLVVSGIGQGMFSAPNTSAIMSSVPTEQRGVASGMRATFQNSGTSLSIGVFFSLMIAGLAGSLPQTLTSGLQAHGVAANVADGVAQLPPVSTLFAAFLGSNPVGHLLGPDVLAGLAPADRATLTGGDFFPQLISGPFHHGLVIVFTAAAVMAVVAAIASASRGARYFHQIPEGTKENR; this is encoded by the coding sequence GTGACCGGCACCGGAACCCAGGCGGACCGCTACAAGTGGGTCGCGCTGTCGAACACGACGCTCGGCGTGCTGATGTCGGCGCTCGACGGCTCGATCGTGATCATCTCGCTGCCCGCGATCTTCCGCGGCATCGGCCTCGATCCCCTCGCCCCGGGCAACATCGGCTACCTGCTCTGGATGATCCTCGGTTACCTGCTCGTGCAGGCCGTGCTGGTGGTGACGCTCGGCCGGCTCGGCGACATGTTCGGCCGGGTCAAGATGTACAACCTCGGCTTCGTCGTCTTCAGCGTCGCCTCGGTGGCGTTGTCGTTCGACCCGTTCCACGCCGGCGGCGGCGCGTTGTGGCTGATCGGCTGGCGGGTGGTGCAGGCCGTCGGCGGGTCGATGCTGACGGCCAACTCCGCGGCCATCCTCACCGACGCCTTCCCTGCCGAACAACGCGGCATGGCGCTGGGCGTCAACCAGATCACCGCGCTGGCCGGGCAGTTCCTCGGCCTGGTCGTCGGCGGGCTGCTGGCCGAGATCGACTGGCGCGCGGTGTTCTGGGTGAGCGTGCCGTTCGGGCTGCTCGGCACGATCTGGTCGATCCGCAGCCTCCGCGAGGTCGGCACGCCGAAGCGCGCGAAGGTCGACTGGGGCGGCAACATCACCTTCGCCGCCGGCACCGCGATCCTGCTCGCCGCGATCACCTACGGCATCCAGCCCTACGGCGGCGCCGCGACCGGCTGGGGCAACCCGCTGGTGCTGGGCGGCATCGGCGCCGGGGTGCTGCTGCTCGTGGCGTTCGGCCTCATCGAGACCCGCGTCGCCGCGCCGATGTTCCACCTCGGGCTGTTCCGGATCCGCGCGTTCGCCGCGGGCAACATCGCCGCGTTGCTGACGTCGGTGGCGCGTGGTGGCATGCAGTTCATGCTCATCATCTGGCTGCAGGGCATCTGGTTGCCGCTGCACGGCTACGACTACGAGCGGACGCCGTTGTGGGCGGGGATCTACATGCTGCCGCTGACGGTCGGGTTCCTCCTCGCCGGCCCGGTGTCCGGGTACCTGTCCGACCGGTTCGGCGCCCGGCTGTTCTCCACCGGCGGGCTGTTGCTGGTCGCGGCGGCGTTCCTGGGCCTGCTGGCGCTGCCGGTGAACTTCCCGTACCCGGCGTTCGCCGCGCTGCTCGTGGTCAGCGGAATCGGCCAGGGCATGTTCTCCGCGCCCAACACCTCGGCGATCATGAGCAGCGTCCCCACCGAGCAACGCGGCGTCGCCTCCGGCATGCGGGCGACGTTCCAGAACTCCGGGACGTCGCTCTCGATCGGCGTGTTCTTCTCACTGATGATCGCCGGGCTCGCCGGGTCGCTGCCGCAGACGCTGACCAGCGGCCTGCAGGCCCACGGCGTCGCGGCCAACGTCGCCGACGGCGTCGCCCAGCTGCCGCCGGTGAGCACGCTCTTCGCGGCGTTCCTCGGCAGCAACCCGGTGGGGCACCTGCTCGGCCCGGACGTCCTCGCCGGACTGGCGCCGGCCGACCGCGCGACGCTGACCGGCGGGGACTTCTTCCCGCAGCTGATCTCCGGGCCGTTCCACCACGGCCTCGTGATCGTGTTCACCGCCGCCGCGGTGATGGCCGTCGTCGCCGCGATCGCGTCCGCCTCGCGCGGCGCCCGCTACTTCCACCAGATCCCCGAGGGAACGAAGGAGAACCGATGA
- a CDS encoding aminotransferase class V-fold PLP-dependent enzyme has protein sequence MNPPEDVLAALRELRAGDLPTHGGRTLAYVYDSGLSEVDSLGAAAHALASSANGLDPTAFPSLLRMENDLVGAASRLLGDVPGVVGSVTSGGTESCLLSVLAARDAHPEIAAPSIVLPTTAHAAFHKAAHLFGLRRIDVPVDPVTFRADPAAMAAAIEDSTVLVVASAPSYAHGVLDPVPEIAAAAAARGVRMHVDACIGGWVLPYFARLGADVAPFDFRVPGVTSISVDLHKYAYCPKGTSVLLHASAELRRTHYFASAGWPGYTMLNTTIQSTRSGGPLAAAWAVVRHLGDDGYLQLASSTREAVSRIRAGVAEIAGLRILGDPVSTLIAFTGDDGFDLFTVADEMKTRGWYVQPQFAHLSSPANLHLTVTAANNGSEKEVLTDLAASVDAARESGPVLIDPAVAEFVAALDPATLTSEQFAGLLAAAGLGGASGLPDRMAPINALLATAPAPLRERLLLEFLGALYTP, from the coding sequence ATGAACCCGCCTGAGGACGTCCTCGCGGCGCTGCGGGAGCTGCGCGCCGGTGACCTGCCGACGCACGGCGGCCGCACGCTGGCCTACGTCTACGACAGCGGACTGTCCGAAGTGGATTCCCTGGGGGCCGCCGCGCACGCGCTGGCGTCGTCGGCCAACGGCCTCGACCCGACGGCGTTCCCCAGCCTGCTGCGCATGGAGAACGACCTCGTCGGCGCGGCGTCCCGGCTGCTCGGCGACGTCCCGGGCGTCGTCGGTTCGGTGACGTCCGGGGGCACGGAGTCGTGCCTGCTCTCGGTGCTCGCCGCGCGCGACGCGCACCCGGAGATCGCCGCGCCGTCGATCGTGCTGCCGACCACCGCGCACGCGGCGTTCCACAAGGCCGCGCACCTGTTCGGGCTGCGCCGGATCGACGTCCCGGTCGACCCGGTGACGTTCCGCGCCGATCCGGCCGCGATGGCCGCGGCGATCGAGGACTCGACGGTACTGGTGGTGGCGAGTGCGCCGTCGTACGCGCACGGCGTCCTCGACCCGGTTCCCGAGATCGCGGCCGCGGCTGCTGCCCGGGGCGTCCGGATGCACGTCGACGCCTGCATCGGCGGCTGGGTCCTGCCGTACTTCGCCCGCCTCGGCGCCGACGTCGCGCCGTTCGACTTCCGCGTCCCGGGCGTCACGAGCATTTCGGTGGACCTGCACAAGTACGCGTACTGCCCGAAGGGGACGTCGGTGCTGCTGCACGCGTCGGCGGAGCTGCGGCGGACGCACTACTTCGCGAGCGCGGGCTGGCCGGGCTACACGATGCTGAACACGACGATCCAGAGCACCCGCTCGGGCGGCCCCCTGGCGGCGGCGTGGGCGGTGGTCCGCCACCTCGGCGACGACGGCTACCTTCAGCTGGCTTCCTCGACGCGCGAAGCGGTGTCGCGGATCCGGGCGGGCGTCGCGGAAATCGCGGGCCTGCGGATCCTCGGTGACCCGGTGTCGACGCTGATCGCGTTCACCGGCGACGACGGTTTCGACCTGTTCACGGTGGCGGACGAGATGAAGACGCGCGGCTGGTACGTCCAGCCGCAGTTCGCGCATCTGTCGTCCCCGGCGAACCTGCACCTCACGGTCACGGCGGCCAACAACGGCAGCGAGAAGGAAGTCCTCACGGACCTCGCGGCCTCCGTCGACGCGGCCCGCGAGTCGGGCCCGGTGCTGATCGACCCGGCGGTGGCGGAGTTCGTCGCCGCCCTCGACCCGGCAACCCTGACGTCGGAACAGTTCGCCGGCCTGCTAGCCGCGGCCGGACTCGGGGGCGCGTCCGGCCTCCCGGACCGCATGGCCCCGATCAACGCGCTCCTCGCCACCGCGCCCGCACCGCTGCGCGAGCGCCTCCTCCTGGAGTTCCTGGGCGCCCTCTACACGCCGTGA
- a CDS encoding neutral/alkaline ceramidase, which produces MRVSRRHVLAGAAALPFAAAAARPAAAAGATLRVGVGLGDVTGPAAENGMMGYSMPQQQTAGIHLRTRARAYVVDDGTNRIVFVTAELGALFQSVHQGVLRELARKYGSTYTEQNVLLNATHTHSACGGDSHYAAYDLSILGFQQQTYDAVVAGIVEAIGHAHDTLAPGELTLGRTELTEASANRSRVAFELNPDKDHFPLSIDPAVTVLRFRQGGKDVGAITWFATHGTSMSNGNHLISSDNKGYAAYTWEHDHAGVRYLDGPPGFVAAFAQTNSGDMTPNLNLQPGTPETEFQNTQRIGELQFQAAKRAFDAASEAVTGGVDHRMTYVDMSAVDVDPRFTPDGRPHRTCTAAIGVSMLAGSTEDGPGLPLPEGVKNPFIDWLGGIDAPIPQALADAQAPKVVAVPFGAMKPYPWAPEVLPLQIVRIGQLHLVAGPAEYTIVAGLRIRQTVAAELGVPLENVLMQGYSNAYSQYVTTPEEYDSQQYEGASTLFGRYTLPAYQQEFGRLAAAMKAGASVPHGPVPRDLRGKLVNFQPGVVFDSAPLLKSFGDVVTDAKSSYRRGDQVAVAFVTGHPKNDLRRDGTFLEIQQYVDGRWVRYADDGDWATKFRWTRTFVSESRAEVTWDIPANAPVGKFRVVHFGAWKHGLTGAIAQLSGTSRAFVVS; this is translated from the coding sequence ATGCGGGTGAGTCGTCGTCACGTCCTGGCCGGAGCCGCCGCGCTGCCCTTCGCCGCCGCCGCGGCCAGACCGGCCGCAGCCGCAGGGGCCACGCTCCGGGTCGGCGTCGGGCTCGGCGACGTCACCGGGCCCGCCGCCGAGAACGGCATGATGGGCTACTCGATGCCGCAGCAGCAGACGGCCGGTATCCACCTGCGGACCCGGGCCCGCGCGTACGTCGTCGACGACGGGACGAACCGGATCGTCTTCGTCACCGCCGAGCTGGGTGCACTGTTCCAGTCCGTCCACCAGGGCGTCCTGCGTGAGCTGGCGCGGAAGTACGGGAGCACCTACACCGAGCAGAACGTGCTGCTCAACGCCACCCACACGCATTCGGCGTGCGGCGGCGACTCGCACTACGCGGCCTACGACCTGTCGATCCTCGGGTTCCAGCAGCAGACCTACGACGCCGTCGTCGCCGGGATCGTCGAAGCGATCGGCCACGCGCACGACACCCTCGCGCCCGGCGAACTGACACTCGGCCGGACCGAGCTGACCGAGGCGAGTGCCAACCGATCGAGGGTCGCCTTCGAGCTGAACCCGGACAAGGACCACTTCCCGCTCTCGATCGACCCGGCCGTCACCGTGCTGCGGTTCCGCCAAGGCGGCAAGGACGTTGGCGCGATCACCTGGTTCGCCACGCACGGCACGTCGATGAGCAACGGCAACCACCTGATCAGCAGCGACAACAAGGGTTACGCGGCCTACACGTGGGAGCACGACCACGCCGGCGTCCGCTACCTCGACGGCCCGCCCGGGTTCGTCGCCGCGTTCGCCCAGACCAACTCCGGCGACATGACGCCGAACCTCAACCTCCAGCCGGGCACGCCCGAGACGGAGTTCCAGAACACCCAGCGCATCGGCGAACTCCAGTTCCAGGCGGCGAAACGCGCGTTCGACGCGGCGAGCGAGGCCGTGACCGGCGGCGTCGACCACCGGATGACCTACGTGGACATGTCCGCCGTCGACGTCGACCCGAGGTTCACCCCGGACGGCCGTCCGCACCGGACGTGCACCGCGGCCATCGGCGTCTCGATGCTGGCCGGCAGCACCGAAGACGGCCCGGGACTGCCGCTGCCCGAGGGCGTCAAGAACCCGTTCATCGACTGGCTCGGCGGCATCGACGCGCCGATCCCGCAGGCCCTGGCCGACGCGCAGGCACCGAAGGTCGTCGCCGTGCCGTTCGGTGCGATGAAGCCGTACCCGTGGGCGCCCGAGGTGCTGCCGCTGCAGATCGTCCGGATCGGGCAGCTGCACCTGGTCGCCGGGCCCGCCGAGTACACGATCGTGGCCGGGCTGCGGATCCGGCAGACGGTCGCCGCGGAACTCGGCGTCCCGCTGGAGAACGTCCTCATGCAGGGCTACTCCAACGCCTACAGCCAGTACGTGACGACGCCGGAGGAGTACGACTCGCAGCAGTACGAAGGCGCGTCGACGCTCTTCGGCCGCTACACGCTACCCGCGTACCAGCAGGAGTTCGGGAGGCTCGCCGCGGCGATGAAGGCGGGCGCTTCGGTCCCGCACGGGCCGGTCCCGCGCGACCTGCGCGGCAAGCTCGTCAACTTCCAGCCGGGCGTCGTCTTCGACAGCGCGCCGCTGCTGAAGAGCTTCGGCGACGTCGTCACCGACGCCAAGAGCAGCTACCGGCGCGGCGACCAGGTAGCGGTCGCGTTCGTGACCGGCCACCCGAAGAACGATCTGCGTCGCGACGGCACGTTCCTGGAGATCCAGCAGTACGTGGACGGCCGCTGGGTCCGCTACGCCGACGACGGCGACTGGGCGACGAAGTTCCGCTGGACCCGGACGTTCGTGTCCGAGTCGCGTGCCGAGGTCACCTGGGACATCCCGGCGAACGCGCCGGTCGGCAAGTTTCGCGTCGTCCACTTCGGAGCCTGGAAGCACGGCCTGACCGGCGCCATCGCCCAGCTCAGCGGGACCTCCCGCGCCTTCGTCGTCTCCTGA
- a CDS encoding MarR family winged helix-turn-helix transcriptional regulator, protein MTDEELLQASTDLRVALGRLVRRLRQGYVVGELTLPERSVLSRLDREGPATPGCLADLERVKPQAMGVTLAGLVDRGLVARRKDDSDGRKVLMSVTDAGVQLLTDRRSVTTERMATALAERFTAAEQRELIAAIPLVERLADAL, encoded by the coding sequence GTGACGGACGAGGAGCTGCTCCAGGCGAGCACCGACCTGCGCGTCGCCCTGGGCCGGCTGGTCCGGCGGCTGCGTCAGGGCTACGTCGTCGGCGAACTGACCCTGCCCGAACGCTCGGTGCTCTCGCGGCTCGACCGGGAAGGCCCGGCCACGCCGGGGTGCCTCGCCGACCTCGAACGGGTCAAGCCGCAAGCCATGGGCGTCACGCTCGCCGGGCTCGTCGACCGCGGGCTCGTCGCGCGCCGCAAGGACGACAGCGACGGCCGCAAGGTCCTCATGTCGGTGACCGACGCCGGGGTCCAGCTGCTCACCGACCGGCGGTCGGTGACCACCGAGCGGATGGCCACCGCGCTGGCCGAGCGGTTCACCGCGGCCGAGCAGCGCGAGCTGATCGCCGCGATCCCGCTGGTCGAGCGGCTGGCGGACGCCCTGTGA
- a CDS encoding MFS transporter, translating to MTTLSGRTRFRYSLGSFVTGSFGTVPGLILVKYLTDTMAVPAAAAGVIVFVPKAWDVLFNPIAGRMSDANLLKTGSRRRFLLIGGIGVAILFALMFAHPGFGAPLPDALYVAILFTACATAYAVFQVPFNALPAELTESADERTKLTSVRIGVLAVTILICGGGAPAITSGIGGVAGYRVMAIVIGLIVLAATLLVYFGLKGAPVGSLRPNTVSFKDLSRTIARWRPFRWLLGTYFIQALGIGTVLAAIPFFAQRILGSEGYGTVIFVIFVGPALLTMPLWPRLGARVGKLNGFRIATAAFAIGLLGLILAQSLPLVVILVFVALCGVGYAGISVFPLAILPDLITAEEERTGETRAGIAAGVWTAGETLGLALGAGLWSAILAFGGYVSSTDATTDQPHSAIVAILLGSSIIPGVLIALALPLLRRSVLEPREPLEPRHEPA from the coding sequence ATGACGACGCTGTCCGGCCGGACGCGGTTCAGGTATTCGCTCGGCTCGTTCGTCACCGGGTCCTTCGGCACGGTCCCCGGCCTGATCCTGGTCAAGTACCTCACCGACACGATGGCCGTGCCCGCCGCCGCGGCGGGTGTCATCGTGTTCGTCCCGAAGGCCTGGGACGTGCTGTTCAACCCGATCGCCGGGCGGATGTCCGACGCGAACCTGCTGAAGACCGGCAGCCGGCGCCGGTTCCTGCTGATCGGCGGCATCGGCGTCGCGATCCTCTTCGCGCTGATGTTCGCCCACCCGGGCTTCGGGGCGCCGTTGCCGGACGCGCTGTACGTGGCGATCCTGTTCACCGCCTGCGCGACCGCGTACGCGGTGTTCCAGGTGCCGTTCAACGCGCTGCCGGCCGAGCTGACCGAGTCCGCCGACGAGCGGACGAAGCTCACCAGCGTGCGCATCGGCGTCCTGGCCGTGACGATCCTGATCTGCGGCGGTGGCGCCCCGGCGATCACCTCCGGCATCGGCGGGGTCGCCGGGTACCGCGTGATGGCCATCGTGATCGGGCTGATCGTGCTGGCCGCGACGCTGCTGGTGTACTTCGGGCTCAAGGGCGCGCCGGTCGGGTCGCTGCGGCCGAACACGGTGAGCTTCAAGGATCTCTCGCGGACCATCGCGCGGTGGCGGCCGTTCCGCTGGCTGCTGGGCACGTACTTCATCCAGGCGCTCGGCATCGGCACGGTGCTGGCGGCCATCCCGTTCTTCGCCCAGCGCATCCTCGGCAGCGAGGGCTACGGCACGGTGATCTTCGTGATCTTCGTCGGCCCGGCGCTGCTGACGATGCCGCTGTGGCCGCGTCTCGGCGCCCGCGTCGGCAAGCTCAACGGCTTCCGCATCGCCACGGCGGCGTTCGCGATCGGCCTGCTGGGCCTGATCCTGGCCCAGTCGCTGCCGCTCGTGGTCATCCTGGTGTTCGTCGCGCTCTGCGGCGTCGGCTACGCGGGGATCTCGGTGTTCCCGCTCGCCATCCTGCCGGACCTGATCACGGCCGAGGAGGAGCGCACCGGCGAGACCCGCGCGGGGATCGCGGCCGGCGTGTGGACCGCGGGGGAGACGCTCGGCCTCGCGCTGGGCGCCGGGCTGTGGAGCGCGATCCTGGCGTTCGGCGGGTACGTCTCGAGCACCGACGCGACGACCGACCAGCCGCACAGCGCGATCGTCGCGATCCTGCTCGGCTCGTCGATCATCCCCGGCGTGCTGATCGCGCTGGCCCTGCCGCTGCTGCGGCGCTCGGTGCTGGAGCCGCGGGAACCGCTGGAGCCGCGTCATGAACCCGCCTGA